The Daucus carota subsp. sativus chromosome 2, DH1 v3.0, whole genome shotgun sequence genome includes a window with the following:
- the LOC108208643 gene encoding histidine-containing phosphotransfer protein 1, producing the protein METVEELLKRHADLVNYMYREEIVDSQFITVLNMRALDENLENPDFFGMMVAVFREASDAKLETAASELQKEDPNYERIDRIIEDFRETSICMGTHGLVSTCNSFKTCYEAKNFEGCVRCFKRLEDEYLLIKSRLETLLQLEHQIDAAGAIIPVIELPTNKVKRPFNPK; encoded by the exons ATGGAGACAGTGGAGGAATTGCTAAAACGCCATGCAGATCTTGTCAACTACATGTACCGCGAG GAAATCGTGGACAGTCAATTCATAACTGTTCTGAACATGCGGGCATTAGACGAGAATCTCGAGAATCCTGATTTTTTTGGAATGATGGTTGCCGTGTTCCGCGAAGCTTCGGATGCGAAATTAGAAACAGCGGCCTCCGAATT GCAGAAAGAGGACCCGAACTATGAGAGAATTGATCGAATTATTGAGGACTTCCGGGAAACTTCCATTTG CATGGGTACTCATGGTTTGGTCAGTACTTGCAACTCATTTAAAACCTGCTACGAGGCCAAAAATTTCGAAGG GTGTGTGAGATGCTTTAAGCGTCTAGAAGACGAGTACTTATTAATCAAAAGTAGACTCGAGACACTTCTCCAG CTGgagcatcagattgatgctgcTGGAGCAATAATCCCAGTCATCGAGCTTCCAACCAATAAAGTGAAGAGACCATTCAACCCGAAGTGA